From Gordonia crocea, the proteins below share one genomic window:
- the sufD gene encoding Fe-S cluster assembly protein SufD, with the protein MSDSTTQSNPAATVVANKGELFTSFDVEAFEVPGQHEEAWRFTPFRRLRGLHNGTAPATGTAAVEVGTADASLPDGLTVETVARGDERLGQGGVPFDRVAAQAFSSFPEATILTVAAEAVLDEPVNVVITGPGEGETAYGHLQVRVERFAKAVIVLDQRGSGTYAENIEFIVGDGAHLTVVNLHEWADDTVHVATHHALLQRDATLRHFAISLGGNLVRLSPIVRYAAPGGDAEMWGLYFADAGQHLEQRLLVDHSQPHCRSFVTYKGALRGDPSGDKRKEAHTVWIGDVLIRPAAEGTDTYELNRNLVLTDGARADSVPNLEIETGEIVGAGHASATGRFDDEQLFYLMARGIPEDAARRLVVRGFFGEVIAKIPVPALRDRLTEAVEAELAVGGV; encoded by the coding sequence ATGTCGGACAGCACCACGCAGAGCAACCCCGCGGCGACGGTCGTCGCCAACAAGGGCGAACTCTTCACGTCGTTCGACGTCGAGGCCTTCGAGGTCCCCGGGCAGCACGAGGAGGCATGGCGGTTCACCCCGTTCCGCCGCCTCCGCGGCCTGCACAACGGCACGGCGCCGGCCACCGGAACCGCGGCCGTCGAGGTCGGGACCGCCGACGCGAGCCTGCCCGACGGGCTGACCGTGGAAACCGTCGCCCGCGGCGACGAGCGCCTGGGCCAGGGCGGCGTTCCCTTCGACCGCGTTGCGGCACAAGCGTTCTCGTCGTTCCCCGAGGCCACCATCCTCACCGTCGCGGCCGAGGCCGTCCTCGACGAGCCGGTCAATGTCGTCATCACCGGTCCGGGCGAGGGGGAGACGGCTTACGGCCATCTCCAGGTCCGGGTCGAGCGGTTCGCCAAGGCCGTCATCGTGCTCGACCAGCGCGGCAGCGGCACCTACGCGGAGAACATCGAGTTCATCGTCGGGGACGGCGCCCACCTGACCGTCGTCAACCTGCACGAGTGGGCCGATGACACGGTGCACGTCGCGACACACCACGCGCTGCTGCAGCGCGACGCCACGCTGCGCCACTTCGCGATCTCCCTCGGCGGCAACCTGGTGCGGCTCTCACCCATCGTGCGCTATGCCGCTCCCGGTGGCGACGCCGAGATGTGGGGCCTGTACTTCGCCGACGCCGGCCAGCACCTCGAACAGCGACTGCTCGTCGACCACTCGCAGCCCCACTGCCGCTCTTTCGTCACCTACAAGGGTGCGCTGCGGGGCGACCCGTCGGGCGACAAGCGCAAAGAGGCGCACACCGTGTGGATCGGCGACGTCCTGATCCGCCCGGCGGCCGAGGGGACCGACACCTACGAGCTGAACCGCAACCTGGTCCTCACCGACGGTGCGCGGGCCGACTCCGTGCCGAACCTGGAGATCGAGACCGGCGAGATCGTCGGCGCGGGCCACGCGAGCGCCACCGGCCGATTCGACGACGAGCAGCTGTTCTACCTGATGGCCCGCGGGATCCCCGAGGACGCCGCCCGCCGCCTCGTCGTGCGCGGATTCTTCGGCGAGGTCATCGCCAAGATCCCGGTGCCCGCCCTGCGCGACCGGCTGACCGAGGCCGTCGAGGCCGAACTGGCCGTCGGCGGCGTCTGA
- a CDS encoding metal-sulfur cluster assembly factor: MTDTEPQAEPTTSLPKLEDVEEAMRDVVDPELGINVVDLGLVYGMEVTDEAVAKLDMTLTSAACPLQDVIEDQSRAALISSGLCTELEINWVWLPPWGPEKITDDGREQLRALGFTV, from the coding sequence ATGACCGACACCGAGCCGCAAGCAGAACCAACCACCTCGCTGCCGAAACTCGAGGACGTCGAGGAGGCCATGCGCGACGTCGTCGACCCCGAGCTGGGGATCAACGTCGTCGACCTCGGTCTGGTCTACGGCATGGAGGTCACCGACGAGGCGGTCGCCAAGCTCGACATGACGCTGACCTCGGCGGCCTGCCCGCTGCAGGACGTCATCGAGGACCAGTCGCGGGCCGCGCTCATCTCGAGCGGGTTGTGTACCGAGTTGGAGATCAACTGGGTGTGGCTCCCGCCGTGGGGTCCGGAGAAGATCACCGACGACGGTCGCGAGCAGTTGCGGGCACTGGGCTTCACCGTCTAG
- the sufU gene encoding Fe-S cluster assembly sulfur transfer protein SufU: MRMEQMYQDVILDHYKHPHGRGLREPFGAEVHHVNPTCGDEVTLRVALSDDGASVADVSYGGQGCSISQASTSVLYDQLVGLPVDEALGVVESFTTMMTSRGQDSGDDEVIGDGIAFAGVSKYPARVKCALLGWMAFKDALSRAVDDAPETKTKEEEPA, translated from the coding sequence ATGCGGATGGAACAGATGTACCAGGACGTCATCCTGGACCACTACAAGCACCCGCACGGCCGGGGGCTGCGCGAGCCGTTCGGTGCCGAGGTCCACCATGTGAACCCGACGTGCGGCGACGAGGTCACCCTGCGCGTCGCGCTGTCCGATGACGGAGCGTCGGTGGCCGACGTCTCCTACGGCGGTCAGGGCTGCTCGATTTCCCAGGCCTCGACATCGGTGCTGTACGACCAGCTGGTCGGGCTGCCGGTCGACGAGGCGCTGGGCGTCGTCGAGTCGTTCACCACGATGATGACCTCCCGGGGGCAGGATTCCGGCGACGACGAGGTGATCGGGGACGGGATCGCCTTCGCCGGGGTGAGCAAGTATCCGGCCCGGGTGAAGTGTGCGCTGCTGGGGTGGATGGCGTTCAAGGATGCGTTGAGCCGGGCCGTCGACGACGCCCCAGAGACCAAGACCAAGGAAGAGGAGCCGGCATGA
- a CDS encoding helix-turn-helix transcriptional regulator, producing the protein MTTSRRTRRADGAVGVGELVRPGGSTDGQTRQAVVELLGADGPLTAGDIADRLGISPAGVRRHLDALLATGDVETAQTGQGFGGGQRGRGRPAKWFQLTAAGRGKLRHAYDDLASAALRALRSAGGDDAIAAFAHERIERVTAEVVPAADADAVPDTIEQIASALTGAGYAANTRAVGSGVQICQHHCPVAHVAAEFPELCEAETQRFTELLGTHVQRLATIANGDCACTTHIPLTAPVTGAQPAPIEKEGS; encoded by the coding sequence ATGACCACTTCCCGACGAACCCGGCGCGCCGACGGCGCGGTGGGCGTCGGTGAGCTGGTCCGGCCGGGCGGATCGACCGACGGCCAGACGCGCCAGGCCGTCGTCGAGCTCCTTGGGGCCGACGGCCCCCTGACGGCCGGCGATATCGCCGACCGGCTCGGAATCAGCCCGGCCGGCGTGCGCCGCCACCTCGATGCCCTGCTGGCGACCGGCGACGTCGAGACCGCTCAGACCGGCCAGGGATTCGGCGGCGGCCAGCGCGGCCGGGGCCGACCCGCCAAATGGTTCCAGCTGACCGCGGCCGGCCGCGGCAAGTTGCGCCACGCCTACGACGACCTGGCCAGTGCGGCGCTGCGTGCGCTACGCAGCGCCGGCGGTGACGACGCGATCGCCGCGTTCGCCCACGAGCGCATCGAGCGGGTGACCGCCGAGGTCGTTCCGGCCGCCGACGCCGATGCCGTTCCGGACACGATCGAGCAGATCGCCTCGGCCCTGACCGGCGCCGGGTACGCCGCCAACACGCGTGCGGTCGGGTCCGGTGTGCAGATCTGCCAGCACCACTGCCCGGTCGCGCACGTCGCGGCCGAGTTCCCCGAGCTGTGCGAAGCCGAGACGCAGCGCTTCACCGAACTCCTCGGCACCCACGTCCAGCGCCTGGCGACCATCGCCAACGGCGACTGTGCCTGTACGACCCATATCCCGTTGACAGCCCCGGTAACCGGCGCACAGCCCGCGCCGATCGAAAAGGAAGGCTCCTGA
- the sufC gene encoding Fe-S cluster assembly ATPase SufC, which produces MTTLEIRDLHVKVATTDPDAEPIEILKGVNLTVKSGETHAIMGPNGSGKSTLSYAIAGHPKYEVTSGSITLDGEDVLEMSVDERARAGLFLAMQYPVEVPGVSMSNFLRTAATAVRGEAPKLRHWVKETKEAMAALEIDPAFAERSVNEGFSGGEKKRHEILQLDLLKPKIAILDETDSGLDVDALRIVSEGVNRYKEQEDGGVLLITHYTRILRYIKPDYVHVFVDGRIVESAGPELADELENNGYVRFTSGASA; this is translated from the coding sequence GTGACCACACTGGAAATCCGCGACCTGCACGTGAAAGTCGCCACCACCGACCCCGACGCCGAGCCGATCGAGATCCTCAAGGGCGTCAACCTGACCGTGAAGTCGGGTGAGACGCACGCGATCATGGGCCCCAACGGCTCGGGCAAGTCCACGCTCTCCTACGCGATCGCCGGCCATCCCAAGTACGAGGTCACCAGCGGATCCATCACCCTCGACGGTGAGGACGTGCTGGAGATGTCGGTGGACGAGCGGGCCCGCGCCGGACTGTTCCTGGCCATGCAGTACCCGGTCGAGGTCCCCGGTGTCTCGATGTCGAACTTCCTGCGCACCGCCGCCACCGCCGTGCGCGGCGAGGCGCCGAAGCTGCGCCACTGGGTCAAGGAGACCAAGGAGGCGATGGCCGCCCTGGAGATCGACCCGGCGTTCGCCGAGCGCAGCGTCAACGAGGGGTTCTCCGGCGGCGAGAAGAAGCGCCACGAGATCCTGCAGCTCGACCTGCTCAAGCCGAAGATCGCCATCCTCGACGAGACCGACTCGGGTCTCGACGTCGACGCCCTGCGCATCGTCTCCGAAGGCGTGAACCGCTACAAGGAGCAGGAGGACGGCGGCGTCCTGCTGATCACGCACTACACGCGGATCCTGCGCTACATCAAGCCCGACTACGTGCACGTCTTCGTCGACGGGCGGATTGTCGAGTCGGCCGGCCCCGAGCTCGCCGACGAGTTGGAGAACAACGGCTACGTGCGGTTCACCAGCGGCGCGAGCGCCTGA
- the mptB gene encoding polyprenol phosphomannose-dependent alpha 1,6 mannosyltransferase MptB, which translates to MASSLLDYLGLSPRRKRAGEPAPPNRDDESEFGASVAGLHTDEPEVGPLDADENKRLTRIKIFGATGSILLLIGSLGTGAIPVSQNPVAGMRLLSLPSRMFGTALSLSIGGTLMLVVAWLLIGRFAVGRLSVEVFHGTTPARRMTRRQADHTLLLWIAPIIVAPPLLSKDIYSYLAQSAIAYIGNDPYTVSPLNGLPPDHPLYELAGSVPNIWKDTPAPYGPLFLWLGQHITALTGDNITVGIFLHRMLALSGVAMIVWALPRLARRCGVSPIAALWLGAMNPLVILHLVGGIHNESLMLGMMLVGLELGLAAVDSGRALHSSRWRWLPSAAGWLLIAGAGVIAMSSMIKATSIIAMGFLGVALARRWGATLPTLRGLPIREWWTTYRHTVVALARSALLMGAIAVVVIVGICVGTGLGFGWTRTLSTGDIVRSWMSMPTLLSVGAGRTGIGLGLGDHTQAILDIVRPLGQLIAGAFIIRWLLAALGGRIHPIGALGISMATIVAFSPFAQAWYLLWAVIPLAAWASDRWFRIGAIASSALIATVVMPTSSNTTGIVLAQGLLAAIMMVAVLTALFFEEKPKWLPSIGRSGGGE; encoded by the coding sequence GTGGCCTCCTCCCTGCTCGACTACCTCGGGTTGTCCCCGCGCCGCAAGCGGGCCGGCGAGCCGGCGCCGCCGAACCGCGACGACGAATCGGAGTTCGGCGCCTCCGTCGCGGGGTTGCACACCGACGAGCCCGAGGTCGGCCCCCTCGACGCCGACGAGAACAAACGCCTGACGAGGATCAAAATCTTCGGCGCCACCGGCTCGATTCTGCTGCTCATCGGTTCGCTGGGGACCGGCGCGATCCCGGTCAGCCAGAATCCGGTGGCCGGGATGCGCCTGCTGTCGCTGCCGTCGCGGATGTTCGGCACCGCGCTGTCGCTGTCGATCGGCGGCACCCTGATGCTCGTGGTCGCCTGGCTGCTGATCGGTCGTTTCGCCGTGGGCCGGCTCAGCGTCGAGGTCTTCCACGGCACCACCCCTGCCCGCCGGATGACCCGACGCCAGGCCGACCACACGCTGCTGCTGTGGATCGCCCCGATCATCGTCGCGCCGCCGCTGCTGTCGAAGGACATCTACTCCTACCTGGCGCAGAGCGCGATCGCCTACATCGGCAACGACCCGTACACGGTCAGCCCGCTGAACGGCCTGCCGCCCGATCACCCGCTCTACGAACTGGCCGGCTCGGTGCCCAACATCTGGAAGGACACCCCGGCGCCCTACGGGCCGCTGTTCTTGTGGCTGGGCCAGCACATCACCGCGTTGACCGGCGACAACATCACCGTGGGGATCTTCCTCCACCGCATGCTGGCGTTGTCGGGTGTGGCGATGATCGTCTGGGCCCTGCCGCGGCTCGCACGCCGGTGCGGCGTCTCCCCGATCGCCGCGCTGTGGCTCGGCGCGATGAACCCGCTGGTGATCCTGCACCTCGTCGGCGGCATCCACAACGAGTCGCTGATGCTGGGCATGATGCTCGTCGGCCTCGAATTGGGGCTGGCCGCCGTCGACTCCGGGCGGGCCCTGCACAGTTCACGGTGGCGGTGGTTGCCGTCGGCCGCCGGTTGGCTGCTGATCGCGGGCGCCGGCGTCATCGCCATGTCGTCGATGATCAAGGCGACCTCGATCATCGCAATGGGCTTCCTCGGCGTCGCACTCGCACGGCGGTGGGGCGCGACCCTGCCCACCCTGCGGGGGCTGCCCATACGGGAGTGGTGGACGACCTACCGGCACACGGTGGTCGCGCTGGCGCGCTCGGCATTGCTCATGGGCGCCATCGCGGTCGTGGTGATCGTCGGGATCTGCGTCGGCACCGGACTGGGGTTCGGCTGGACGCGGACCTTGTCGACCGGCGACATCGTCCGCTCGTGGATGTCGATGCCGACCCTGCTGTCGGTCGGCGCCGGCCGCACCGGCATCGGGCTGGGGCTGGGCGATCACACCCAGGCGATTCTCGACATCGTCCGCCCGCTGGGCCAACTGATCGCCGGGGCGTTCATCATCCGCTGGCTGCTGGCCGCCCTCGGCGGGCGCATCCACCCGATCGGCGCGCTCGGCATCTCGATGGCCACCATCGTCGCCTTCTCCCCCTTCGCCCAGGCCTGGTACCTGCTGTGGGCGGTCATCCCGCTGGCGGCCTGGGCCTCCGACCGCTGGTTCCGCATCGGCGCGATCGCCTCGTCGGCGCTCATCGCCACCGTCGTCATGCCGACGAGTTCCAACACCACCGGCATCGTGTTGGCGCAGGGACTGCTGGCGGCGATCATGATGGTCGCCGTGCTCACCGCCCTGTTCTTCGAGGAGAAACCCAAGTGGCTGCCCTCGATCGGGCGGTCCGGCGGCGGCGAATAG
- a CDS encoding NAD-dependent epimerase/dehydratase family protein, with translation MRAAVTGAAGYVGTNLIEALVADGHEVLAIDREIPADAGATQDSCEWREIDIFDVEAMTAALRGVDRVYHLVAMITLKQEDPIAWRVNTEGVAVVARAALAAGVGRFVHCSSIHSFDQYSCGGTIDEKSVRSADAHIPVYDRSKWAGEQELRTVIAEGLDAVIANPTGVYGPVDGAHGRPLSRINGILRDGARGFVPVFIEGGFDLVDVRDVARGLILAGEHGRTGENYIIGGEHVRLMDALCEAAGATGRLRPAFAIPTGILNAVIAIAEPIGHLFGSDLVSRASLGAIQSAPKIDIDKARTELGYSPRNSAETVADLVGFLAESGRLGSARPKASRRAQVPAAV, from the coding sequence ATGCGTGCAGCGGTGACCGGAGCGGCCGGGTACGTCGGGACCAACCTGATCGAGGCGCTCGTCGCCGACGGTCATGAGGTCCTGGCCATCGACCGCGAGATCCCCGCCGACGCCGGCGCGACGCAGGATTCCTGCGAGTGGCGCGAGATCGACATCTTCGACGTCGAGGCGATGACCGCCGCGCTCCGCGGTGTCGACCGCGTCTACCACCTGGTCGCGATGATCACCCTGAAGCAAGAGGACCCGATTGCCTGGCGGGTCAACACCGAGGGCGTCGCGGTCGTAGCGCGGGCCGCGCTGGCCGCCGGCGTGGGCCGCTTCGTGCACTGTAGTTCGATCCACTCCTTCGACCAGTACAGCTGCGGCGGCACCATCGACGAGAAGTCAGTCCGGTCGGCCGACGCCCACATACCGGTCTACGACCGCTCCAAGTGGGCCGGCGAGCAGGAACTGCGAACGGTGATCGCCGAGGGCCTCGACGCCGTCATCGCCAACCCCACCGGGGTTTACGGACCCGTCGACGGGGCGCACGGACGCCCGCTGTCGCGGATCAACGGCATCCTGCGCGACGGGGCACGCGGTTTCGTCCCCGTCTTCATCGAGGGCGGATTCGACCTCGTCGATGTGCGCGACGTCGCTCGCGGGCTCATCTTGGCGGGCGAGCACGGTCGAACCGGGGAGAACTACATCATCGGCGGCGAGCACGTGCGGCTGATGGATGCGCTGTGCGAGGCCGCCGGTGCGACCGGCCGCCTGCGCCCGGCCTTCGCCATCCCCACCGGGATCCTCAACGCGGTCATTGCGATCGCCGAACCGATCGGACACCTCTTCGGCTCCGACCTCGTGTCGCGCGCCTCGCTCGGCGCCATCCAGTCAGCGCCGAAGATCGACATTGACAAGGCGCGCACCGAACTCGGCTACTCCCCCAGGAACAGCGCCGAAACCGTTGCCGACCTGGTCGGATTCCTCGCCGAGTCCGGACGGCTGGGTTCGGCGCGCCCCAAGGCCAGTCGTCGTGCGCAGGTGCCGGCCGCGGTCTGA
- a CDS encoding lipoprotein LpqH: protein MQRLHMASILGAGVLAAALTGCNSVDNPIGQGGEASVKVDGVALNLPDKSVGCVTSNGRINISVGSKQNNSGIAAVITDGDNPQVLSVGLGAVDGVTLGFVSGIPGGGSATVTKSLKTYTIAGEATGVNISNLTQPSKKHFELKVRCP, encoded by the coding sequence ATGCAACGACTTCACATGGCATCGATTCTCGGTGCGGGCGTCCTCGCAGCTGCTCTGACCGGCTGCAATTCCGTCGACAACCCGATCGGGCAGGGCGGAGAGGCATCGGTCAAGGTCGACGGCGTGGCGCTGAATCTGCCGGACAAGAGCGTCGGTTGCGTGACGAGCAACGGACGGATCAACATCTCGGTCGGCTCGAAGCAGAACAACTCCGGCATCGCCGCGGTGATCACCGACGGGGACAACCCGCAGGTCCTGTCGGTGGGCCTGGGTGCCGTCGATGGCGTCACCCTGGGCTTCGTCAGCGGGATTCCCGGTGGTGGCAGTGCGACGGTGACCAAATCGCTGAAGACCTACACTATCGCCGGCGAGGCCACCGGGGTCAACATCTCCAACCTGACCCAGCCGTCGAAGAAGCACTTCGAACTGAAGGTCCGCTGCCCCTAG
- a CDS encoding SufS family cysteine desulfurase: MSIAREETTTPLDVVAVRADFPILARRVRDGKPLAYLDSGATSQRPLQVLDAERDFLVSHNAAVHRGAHQLAEEATDAYEHAREVIARFVGVGADEIVFTKNATESLNLVACALSDDRAGGVFGGKPLGPGDTIVVTELEHHANLVPWQEVCRRTGATLRWYGVTDDGRIDLDSLTLDGSVRVVAFTHQSNVTGAVADVAEIVRRAREVGALVVLDACQSVPHMAVDFAALDVDFAAFSGHKMFGPSGVGVLYGRSRLLEQLPPFLTGGSMIETVTMESSTYAAPPQRFEAGVPMTSQAVGLGAAVDYLDSLGMEAVAQHEHALTAAALAALGQIDGLRIIGPTDTVNRGGAVSFVVDGVHAHDLGQILDDEGVAIRVGHHCAWPMHRRFGIAASARATFAAYNTVDEVDRLAAAIVRAQSFFGGR, encoded by the coding sequence GTGAGCATCGCCCGGGAGGAGACCACGACGCCGCTCGACGTCGTCGCGGTACGCGCCGATTTCCCGATCCTGGCCCGACGGGTCCGGGACGGTAAACCGCTGGCGTACTTGGATTCCGGAGCGACGTCGCAGCGACCGTTGCAGGTTCTCGACGCCGAGCGCGACTTCCTCGTCAGCCACAACGCGGCGGTCCACCGCGGTGCTCACCAGCTCGCCGAGGAGGCGACCGACGCCTACGAGCATGCGCGGGAGGTCATCGCGCGGTTCGTCGGCGTGGGCGCCGATGAGATCGTGTTCACCAAGAATGCGACCGAATCGCTGAACCTCGTCGCCTGTGCGCTGTCCGACGACCGGGCCGGTGGCGTTTTTGGCGGCAAGCCCCTCGGTCCGGGCGACACGATCGTCGTCACCGAGCTCGAACACCACGCGAACCTGGTGCCGTGGCAAGAGGTTTGCCGGCGCACCGGTGCCACGCTGCGGTGGTACGGCGTCACCGACGACGGCCGGATTGATCTGGATTCGCTGACTCTCGACGGGTCGGTGCGCGTTGTCGCCTTCACCCACCAGAGCAACGTCACCGGTGCAGTCGCCGACGTCGCCGAAATTGTCCGGCGGGCCCGAGAGGTCGGCGCCCTCGTCGTCCTCGATGCCTGCCAGTCGGTTCCGCACATGGCGGTCGACTTCGCCGCGCTCGACGTCGACTTCGCCGCCTTCTCCGGCCACAAGATGTTCGGGCCGTCCGGCGTCGGCGTGCTCTACGGCCGTTCCCGGCTGCTCGAGCAACTGCCACCGTTCCTCACCGGCGGATCGATGATCGAGACCGTCACGATGGAGTCGTCGACGTATGCGGCGCCGCCCCAGCGGTTCGAGGCCGGCGTGCCGATGACCTCGCAGGCCGTCGGGCTCGGTGCGGCCGTCGACTACCTGGACTCGCTGGGCATGGAGGCGGTGGCGCAGCACGAGCACGCGTTGACCGCGGCGGCACTGGCCGCGTTGGGGCAGATCGACGGATTGCGGATCATCGGGCCCACCGACACGGTGAATCGCGGCGGCGCGGTGAGCTTCGTCGTCGACGGGGTCCACGCCCACGACCTCGGCCAGATCCTCGACGACGAGGGGGTCGCGATCCGCGTCGGACACCACTGCGCGTGGCCGATGCACCGGCGGTTCGGCATCGCCGCTTCGGCCCGGGCCACCTTCGCCGCCTACAACACCGTCGACGAGGTCGACCGGCTGGCCGCCGCGATCGTCCGCGCCCAGTCCTTCTTCGGGGGGCGCTGA
- the sufB gene encoding Fe-S cluster assembly protein SufB: MTLTEQTQTPTPATPMTQDETIASLGHYGYGWADSDEAGASAKRGLSEAVVADISAKKNEPEWMLEARLKALRIFDRKPMPTWGAELDEIDFDNIKYFVRSTEKQAESWEDLPEDIRNTYDRLGIPEAEKQRLVAGVAAQYESEVVYHQIREDLEEKGVIFLDTDSGLREHPELFQEYFGSVIPAGDNKFSALNTAVWSGGSFIYVPPGVHVDIPLQAYFRINTENMGQFERTLIIVDEDAYVHYVEGCTAPIYKSDSLHSAVVEIIVKKGGRCRYTTIQNWSNNVYNLVTKRAKAEAGATMEWVDGNIGSKVTMKYPAVWLTGEYAKGEVLSVAFAGAGQHQDTGSKMVHLAPNTSSNIVSKSVARGGGRSSYRGLIKINPGAHGSRSTVKCDALLVDQISRSDTYPYVDIREDDVTMGHEATVSKVSDDQLFYLMSRGLTEDEAMAMVVRGFVEPIAKELPMEYALELNRLIELQMEGAVG, from the coding sequence ATGACGCTCACCGAGCAGACACAGACCCCGACGCCCGCGACACCGATGACCCAGGACGAGACGATCGCCTCCCTGGGCCACTACGGCTACGGGTGGGCGGATTCCGATGAGGCCGGTGCGTCGGCCAAGCGCGGTCTGTCCGAGGCCGTCGTCGCCGACATCTCGGCGAAGAAGAACGAGCCGGAGTGGATGCTCGAGGCCCGGCTCAAGGCGCTGCGCATCTTCGACCGCAAGCCGATGCCGACCTGGGGCGCCGAACTCGACGAGATCGACTTCGACAACATCAAGTACTTCGTGCGTTCCACCGAGAAGCAGGCCGAATCCTGGGAGGACCTGCCCGAGGACATCCGCAACACCTACGACCGGCTGGGCATCCCGGAAGCCGAGAAGCAGCGCCTCGTCGCCGGCGTCGCCGCGCAGTACGAGTCCGAGGTCGTCTACCACCAGATCCGCGAGGACCTGGAGGAGAAGGGCGTCATCTTCCTCGACACCGACTCCGGCCTGCGCGAGCACCCGGAACTGTTCCAGGAGTACTTCGGCTCGGTGATCCCGGCCGGCGACAACAAGTTCTCCGCGCTCAACACGGCCGTCTGGTCGGGTGGGTCGTTCATCTACGTGCCGCCGGGCGTGCACGTGGACATCCCGCTGCAGGCCTACTTCCGGATCAACACCGAGAACATGGGCCAGTTCGAGCGGACGCTGATCATCGTCGACGAGGACGCCTACGTCCACTACGTCGAGGGGTGCACCGCGCCGATCTACAAGTCGGACTCGCTGCACTCGGCCGTCGTCGAGATCATCGTCAAGAAGGGTGGTCGGTGCCGCTACACCACCATCCAGAACTGGTCGAACAACGTCTACAACCTGGTCACCAAGCGCGCCAAGGCCGAGGCCGGCGCGACCATGGAGTGGGTCGACGGGAACATCGGGTCCAAGGTGACCATGAAGTACCCGGCGGTGTGGCTGACCGGCGAGTACGCCAAGGGCGAGGTCCTCTCGGTGGCCTTTGCCGGGGCGGGCCAGCACCAGGACACCGGCTCGAAGATGGTCCACCTGGCGCCGAACACCTCGAGCAACATCGTCTCCAAGTCGGTGGCGCGCGGCGGCGGCCGGTCGTCGTACCGCGGCTTGATCAAGATCAACCCGGGTGCGCACGGCAGCCGGTCGACGGTGAAGTGTGACGCGCTGCTGGTCGACCAGATCAGCCGCAGCGACACCTACCCCTACGTCGACATCCGCGAGGACGACGTCACCATGGGCCACGAGGCGACCGTCTCCAAGGTCTCCGACGACCAGCTGTTCTACCTGATGAGCCGCGGTCTCACCGAGGACGAGGCGATGGCCATGGTGGTGCGCGGCTTCGTCGAGCCCATCGCCAAGGAACTGCCGATGGAGTACGCGCTCGAACTCAACCGGCTCATCGAGCTGCAAATGGAAGGAGCCGTCGGCTGA